From a region of the Helianthus annuus cultivar XRQ/B chromosome 5, HanXRQr2.0-SUNRISE, whole genome shotgun sequence genome:
- the LOC110943493 gene encoding protein FAR1-RELATED SEQUENCE 5-like, whose amino-acid sequence MASNTLVDGGDDAPNYQLRGVEQVLPNSGTKRYIPDSPSSLTPAEDAPNYQLRGVEQVLPNSGTKRYIPDSPSSLTPAEGMLFDTVDDAYNFYKTYAEAGGWTEGQKEFRPVDTLVEQPSDRWVRRVPSKRTGCQAAVRIKLTDAKKYLLYHFTEVHNHDFVHEEDLHLLKENRGINHAHEEMINKMSHLNIGPVRAFNIMKEVYGGFDKVGATKVDFKNFKKELNLFIGEFDAEMFVKRLMRKKEFLPNFSCEYETTDEGVLKCIFWADEDMKRTYYMFGDVISFDATYKCNKYNMMFVPFTGIDNHNRNVTLGAAILSSETAETYSWLLKAIKNAYGYAPPVIVTDQDPAMKKAIADVWPESRHRLCMWHIMDKLTTKVGTALCSNTDFRKRLSAVVWTDSLFPEAFETEWAAILNDFGLTDHEWLTYIYGLRESWNPAYYREEEMSGLMRTSSRSESVNHFFGKISNPKCTLVEFLSHFDTAIEAQRHEHRKNDHDTRYTNPGEWSDFVLENVKLEHVGDFIKFFFIKDLDQPCSSFFEVMIREEDVTVKCNCNRFEQFGLLCSHIFCVLRILDVREFPKQYILRRWTREAVPNSSPGSILTDGGDPDRSEEVNRCVREISHATEYVVNKLISKFDQLSDFRDHIKQFMSVADEAQINAPPKTRRNRFAELLGVAPESTTTIRVPVSTRFKGCGSHKRLKYQKERAISQSGSKRRQCSLCKKYGHNRVTCWKYNVAVPEAGASRNAEGNEDTIGEGDAATVVEGDGPGSNDADDVFYTFGNDADMDDEDMAE is encoded by the exons ATGGCTTCGAACACCCTTGTTGATGGTGGAGATG ATGCACCCAATTATCAATTACGTGGTGTTGAACAAGTCTTACCAAACTCTGGAACAAAGAGATATATTCCAGATTCACCCTCTTCGTTGACGCCAGCAGAGG ATGCACCCAATTATCAATTACGTGGTGTTGAACAAGTCTTACCAAACTCTGGAACAAAGAGATATATTCCAGATTCACCCTCTTCGTTGACGCCAGCAGAGGGTATGTTATTTGACACTGTTGATGATGCGTATAACTTTTACAAGACTTACGCAGAAGCTGGAGGTTGGACT GAAGGTCAAAAAGAGTTTCGACCGGTCGATACTTTGGTCGAACAGCCGTCTGATAGGTGGGTACGTAGGGTACCATCCAAAAGGACCGGATGCCAAGCTGCGGTCAGAATAAAGCTTACCGATGCCAAGAAGTATTTGCTGTATCACTTTACAGAGGTGCACAACCATGATTTTGTGCACGAAGAAGATTTACATCTTCTCAAGGAAAACAGGGGTATTAATCATGCACACGAAGAGATGATAAACAAGATGTCACATCTCAACATTGGTCCTGTTCGTGCATTTAACATTATGAAGGAAGTGTATGGTGGGTTCGACAAAGTCGGTGCGACCAAAGTCGattttaaaaatttcaagaaaGAATTAAATCTTTTTATCGGAGAGTTTGATGCTGAAATGTTTGTCAAGCGACTGATGAGGAAAAAGGAGTTTTTACCGAACTTCTCTTGTGAATATGAAACGACAGACGAAGGTGTGTTGAAGTGCATTTTTTGGGCCGACGAGGACATGAAGAGGACTTATTATATGTTTGGAGACGTTATATCATTTGATGCTACCTACAAGTGTAACAA GTATAACATGATGTTTGTCCCTTTCACTGGGATTGATAATCATAATAGGAACGTCACACTTGGTGCTGCAATTCTCAGTTCTGAAACGGCAGAGACGTATAGCTGGTTACTTAAGGCGATCAAGAACGCATATGGGTACGCGCCTCCCGTAATCGTTACTGACCAAGACCCTGCGATGAAAAAGGCTATAGCGGATGTTTGGCCTGAGTCTAGGCATCGGTTATGTATGTGGCACATCATGGATAAACTCACTACAAAG GTCGGGACTGCCCTGTGTTCAAATACAGATTTCAGGAAAAGATTGTCTGCAGTTGTTTGGACTGATTCTCTATTTCCCGAAGCGTTTGAGACTGAATGGGCAGCTATTTTAAATGATTTCGGTTTAACCGACCATGAATGGCTGACGTATATATATGGGCTACGTGAATCATGGAATCCAGCTTACTATCGCGAAGAAGAAATGTCTGGTCTTATGCGGACATCATCTAGGTCCGAAAGCGTGAATCACTTTTTTGGCAAGATTAGCAATCCAAAGTGCACGTTGGTTGAATTTCTTAGCCACTTCGACACAGCTATTGAAGCGCAAAGACACGAGCATCGAAAAAACGATCATGACACTCGATACACCAACCCTGGAGAGTGGAGTGATTTTGTTCTCGAGAA TGTCAAATTAGAGCACGTCGGTGATttcattaagtttttttttataaaggatCTCGATCAGCCATGTTCTTCGTTCTTCGAG GTTATGATACGCGAGGAGGATGTTACTGTTAAGTGTAACTGCAATAGGTTTGAGCAGTTTGGATTGTTGTGCAGTCACATTTTTTGTGTGTTACGGATTCTTGATGTAAGGGAGTttccaaaacaatatatattGAGGCGTTGGACGCGTGAAGCTGTTCCAAATAGTTCCCCCGGGTCCATTCTTACGGATGGTGGAGATCCAGATCGTAGTGAGGAGGTTAACCGTTGTGTTCGTGAGATTAGTCACGCAACTGAGTATGTTGTGAACAAGTTGATTTCAAAATTTGATCAGTTGTCTGATTTTCGTGATCATATCAAGCAGTTTATGTCAGTCGCTGATGAAGCTCAAATAAACGCACCTCCCAAGACACGACGTAATCGATTTGCTGAACTGCTGGGAGTTGCTCCAGAGAGCACGACCACTATCCGTGTTCCAGTTAGTACCAGGTTCAAGGGTTGTGGTTCTCATAAACGCCTTAAATATCAAAAGGAGCGAGCCATAAGTCAGTCTGGAAGTAAACGTCGTCAATGTTCATTATGTAAAAAATATGGTCATAACAGAGTAACGTGTTGGAAATACAACGTGGCTGTGCCTGAGGCAGGTGCTTCGCGGAATGCTGAAGGTAATGAAGATACAATTGGTGAAGGAGACGCTGCTACAGTTGTTGAAGGTGATGGTCCTGGTTCAAACGATGCTGATGATGTGTTTTACACATTTGGAAACGATGCAGATATGGATGATGAAGACATGGCAGAGTAG